Proteins encoded together in one Deinococcus metalli window:
- a CDS encoding FUN14 domain-containing protein, which yields MTTLPTPTPTPTAPDAAHSVSLLDALRPALPDLSVGALLGFATGVALRYVGRVVLIVVGVLFITLQLLAYFDLISINWIKLQTLTEPWLRQGGEQGASWLRRVLTANLPFAGAFSAGLLVGLRARV from the coding sequence ATGACGACGCTCCCGACCCCCACCCCCACGCCGACCGCCCCGGACGCGGCGCACAGCGTCAGCCTGCTCGACGCCCTGCGCCCCGCCCTGCCGGACCTGAGCGTGGGCGCGCTGCTGGGCTTCGCGACCGGCGTGGCGCTGCGGTACGTGGGCCGCGTGGTGCTGATCGTGGTCGGCGTGCTGTTCATCACGCTGCAACTCCTGGCGTACTTTGACCTGATCAGCATCAACTGGATCAAGCTCCAGACCCTGACCGAACCGTGGCTGCGACAGGGCGGCGAGCAGGGCGCGTCGTGGCTGCGCCGCGTGCTGACCGCGAACCTGCCGTTCGCCGGCGCCTTCTCGGCCGGGCTGCTGGTCGGCCTGCGCGCGCGCGTCTAG
- a CDS encoding RNA polymerase sigma factor, translating into METLPDAPADLLPPERLAQLVAGDEAAWYAFVQEYEGRMYGYLYRLEGSSEDALDLTQEVFYRAWRSIRTFRPGERVLPWLYQVARNTQIESHRRKQLQRFSLEEAREDVGFEVTSAARSPVQAAESADAQDRVQRALLKLPEEYREAVVLRFVEDLPYEEIAQIQGVAVGTAKSRVFRAKEQLAQLLADVADVN; encoded by the coding sequence GTGGAGACGCTGCCTGACGCCCCCGCCGACCTGCTGCCGCCCGAGCGGCTCGCGCAGCTCGTGGCGGGCGACGAGGCCGCGTGGTACGCCTTCGTGCAGGAGTACGAGGGCCGCATGTACGGCTACCTGTACCGCCTGGAGGGCAGCAGCGAGGACGCGCTCGACCTGACCCAGGAGGTCTTCTACCGCGCGTGGAGAAGCATCCGCACCTTCCGGCCCGGCGAGCGCGTGCTGCCGTGGCTGTATCAGGTGGCCCGCAACACGCAGATCGAGTCGCACCGCCGCAAGCAGCTCCAGCGCTTCTCGCTGGAGGAGGCGCGCGAGGACGTGGGCTTCGAGGTGACCAGCGCGGCCCGCTCGCCGGTGCAGGCCGCCGAGAGCGCCGACGCTCAGGACCGTGTGCAGCGCGCCCTGCTGAAACTTCCCGAGGAGTACCGCGAGGCGGTCGTGCTGCGCTTCGTGGAGGACCTGCCGTACGAGGAGATCGCGCAGATCCAGGGCGTGGCGGTGGGCACCGCGAAAAGCCGGGTGTTCCGCGCCAAGGAGCAGCTCGCGCAGCTGCTCGCAGACGTCGCGGACGTGAACTGA